The following are from one region of the Capsicum annuum cultivar UCD-10X-F1 chromosome 1, UCD10Xv1.1, whole genome shotgun sequence genome:
- the LOC107842356 gene encoding xyloglucan 6-xylosyltransferase 2, with amino-acid sequence MLDRFLSARRAWQVRRIVKNGKLTFLCLFLTVIVLRGNLGAGRFGTPGQDLKEIRDTFSYYRKRVEPRRVLEEALQVSTNTASDGGVSDSNNYATFDLKKILVDEDDGEPEFKRDPNQPYALGPKITDWDEQRQHWLKKNPNFPNFVGTNKPRVLLVTGSSPKPCENPVGDHYLLKSIKNKIDYCRLHGVEIFYNMALLDAEMAGFWAKLPLLRKLLLSHPEVEFLWWMDSDAMFTDMAFELPWERYKDANLVMHGWNEMVYDQKNWIGLNTGSFLLRNTQWALDLLDVLAPMGPKGKIRDEAGALLTRELKDRPVFEADDQSAMVYILATQREIWGDKVYLENAYYLHGYWGILVDRYEEMIENYHPGLGDHRWPLVTHFVGCKPCAKFGDYSVERCLKQMDRAFNFGDNQILQMYGFAHTSLGSRRVKRTRNETINPLEVNDELGLLHPPFKAVKVSSS; translated from the coding sequence atgctAGATCGATTTCTGAGTGCTAGGAGAGCATGGCAAGTAAGGAGAATTGTGAAGAATGGGAAGCTTACATTCTTGTGTTTGTTTCTTACCGTTATTGTCCTTAGAGGTAATTTGGGTGCTGGTAGATTTGGTACTCCTGGTCAAGATTTGAAGGAAATTCGTGATACATTTAGCTATTACCGTAAGCGCGTGGAACCCAGACGCGTCCTTGAAGAAGCACTACAGGTATCTACAAACACTGCAAGTGACGGTGGTGTATCAGATAGTAACAATTATGCTActtttgatttgaagaagattttAGTTGATGAGGATGATGGTGAGCCTGAGTTTAAGAGAGATCCAAATCAACCATATGCTCTTGGTCCTAAAATAACAGATTGGGATGAGCAAAGACAACACTGGttgaaaaaaaatcctaattttcctaattttgtagGGACAAATAAGCCAAGGGTTTTGTTGGTTACTGGTTCATCACCGAAGCCATGTGAAAATCCAGTGGGTGATCATTACTTGTTGAAGTCAATAAAGAACAAGATTGATTATTGCAGGCTACATGGGGTTGAGATTTTTTACAATATGGCTTTGCTTGATGCTGAAATGGCTGGATTTTGGGCAAAACTGCCGTTGCTTAGGAAGCTATTGCTTTCACATCCTGAGGTTGAGTTTTTATGGTGGATGGATAGTGATGCTATGTTTACTGATATGGCTTTTGAGTTGCCATGGGAGAGGTATAAAGATGCTAATCTTGTGATGCATGGATGGAATGAGATGGTTTATGATCAGAAGAATTGGATTGGTCTGAATACTGGTAGCTTCTTATTGAGGAATACTCAATGGGCTTTGGATTTGCTTGATGTTTTGGCACCTATGGGACCAAAGGGTAAGATTAGGGATGAAGCCGGGGCGCTACTTACTCGGGAGCTTAAAGATAGGCCAGTTTTTGAAGCTGATGATCAGTCTGCAATGGTATATATATTGGCAACTCAGAGGGAGATATGGGGTGATAAGGTGTATCTTGAGAATGCTTATTACTTGCACGGTTACTGGGGAATTCTGGTAGATAGATATGAAGAGATGATTGAGAATTACCACcctggtcttggtgaccataggTGGCCACTTGTTACTCACTTTGTGGGTTGCAAGCCTTGTGCAAAGTTTGGGGATTATTCAGTAGAGAGGTGCTTGAAGCAAATGGATAGGGCATTCAACTTTGGTGACAACCAGATCCTGCAGATGTATGGTTTCGCTCATACATCACTTGGTAGTAGGAGAGTGAAGAGGACTCGGAACGAAACAATCAATCCACTTGAAGTGAATGATGAGCTCGGATTACTTCACCCTCCATTTAAAGCTGTCAAGGTATCATCTTCTTGA